A portion of the Desulfobacterales bacterium genome contains these proteins:
- a CDS encoding DnaJ domain-containing protein produces the protein MDNFNEKLAEINEEKLREYIFLLKSPCFESQLLKAAFPDFHIWKSDYLALYQHHFALFHVLYKMQEFFYKSDKYLHIHFMRTSLCDLPKKGNCRYFQEENGIFCSAGCEGNYCDFHLNLIGGEKQIDFLSVKHYYLDKKNYYNFDANSAELIAKGAWDILLNYGAYKKSFEILDIPETSDLRFIKRKFRTLALKYHPDHGEKSAEKFNEINRAYNILLRIIPLMQ, from the coding sequence ATGGATAACTTTAATGAAAAGCTTGCGGAAATAAATGAAGAAAAATTAAGGGAATACATTTTCCTTTTAAAGAGCCCATGTTTTGAAAGTCAACTTTTAAAGGCGGCATTTCCAGATTTTCATATTTGGAAGTCTGATTATTTAGCCCTATACCAGCACCATTTTGCGCTGTTTCATGTATTATATAAAATGCAGGAATTTTTCTATAAATCAGACAAATATCTGCATATCCATTTTATGAGGACAAGTCTATGTGATTTGCCTAAAAAAGGTAATTGCAGATATTTTCAAGAAGAGAATGGAATATTTTGTAGTGCAGGATGTGAAGGAAATTACTGTGATTTCCATTTAAATTTGATAGGGGGCGAAAAACAAATAGACTTTTTATCTGTGAAACATTACTACTTAGATAAAAAAAATTATTACAATTTTGATGCAAATAGTGCGGAGCTAATTGCAAAAGGTGCATGGGATATTTTATTAAATTATGGTGCTTATAAAAAGAGTTTTGAAATTCTTGATATTCCTGAAACTTCAGACTTGCGTTTTATTAAAAGAAAGTTCAGAACGCTTGCTTTGAAATATCACCCTGACCATGGAGAAAAATCCGCTGAAAAATTTAATGAAATTAATAGGGCGTACAATATTTTGTTAAGAATTATTCCCTTAATGCAATGA
- the moaC gene encoding cyclic pyranopterin monophosphate synthase MoaC, which produces MADFTHIDKNGSVKMVDITSKNITNRIAIAKGVISMNKETFEKISANEIKKGNVLETARIAGIMASKKTSELIPMCHPINISHVKIDFFPDKNTNSIEIMASVKITAQTGVEMEALTAVSIAALTIYDMCKSYDKTMVISNIILAEKSGGKSGLFKRTLN; this is translated from the coding sequence ATGGCAGATTTTACGCATATTGATAAAAATGGTTCTGTAAAAATGGTTGATATAACATCAAAAAACATAACAAATCGAATAGCTATTGCAAAAGGTGTTATATCAATGAATAAAGAAACTTTTGAAAAAATAAGCGCTAATGAAATAAAAAAAGGAAATGTTCTTGAAACAGCAAGAATTGCAGGAATAATGGCTTCAAAAAAAACATCAGAACTTATCCCTATGTGCCATCCCATTAATATTTCACACGTTAAAATAGATTTTTTTCCTGATAAAAATACTAATTCTATTGAAATAATGGCATCAGTAAAAATAACCGCTCAAACTGGAGTAGAAATGGAAGCCCTGACGGCTGTATCTATAGCTGCATTAACTATATATGATATGTGCAAATCCTATGATAAGACTATGGTTATATCCAATATCATTCTTGCAGAAAAATCTGGAGGTAAAAGTGGATTGTTTAAAAGGACTTTAAATTAA
- a CDS encoding YceH family protein has translation MKPKLNDIEIRILGSLIEKELTTPEYYPLSLNSLINACNQKSNRSPVVSYDEKTILTALDSLKKEGFVSQSDVSRVIKYEQIFTKSKNLLKSETAIISILFLRGSQTLGEIKLRTERIYQFKNFEELEEIIKRLEEVGYITKLSRQKGHKEPRYIHLFSDPSNKTDNIDYTSDDSEDLESTDLESLSSKDIERLNALEKKVDVLYEEIGKLKKAFNDFKIQFE, from the coding sequence ATGAAACCTAAACTAAATGATATTGAAATAAGAATTCTTGGAAGTCTAATTGAAAAAGAACTAACAACACCTGAATATTATCCCCTTTCTTTAAACTCACTTATAAATGCATGCAATCAGAAATCTAACAGATCCCCAGTAGTGTCTTATGATGAAAAAACTATACTCACAGCTCTTGATTCTTTAAAAAAGGAAGGATTTGTATCCCAAAGCGATGTAAGCAGGGTAATAAAATATGAACAAATTTTTACAAAAAGTAAAAATTTACTTAAAAGCGAAACAGCCATTATCTCTATCCTTTTTCTTAGAGGTAGCCAAACTTTAGGGGAAATTAAACTTAGAACAGAAAGAATATATCAATTTAAAAATTTCGAAGAATTGGAAGAAATTATCAAAAGATTAGAAGAAGTAGGATATATTACAAAATTATCAAGGCAAAAAGGACATAAGGAACCGAGATATATTCACTTATTTTCAGACCCTTCGAATAAAACAGATAATATCGATTATACGTCAGATGATAGTGAAGATTTAGAATCAACTGACTTAGAATCCCTTTCATCAAAAGATATAGAAAGATTAAATGCTTTAGAAAAAAAAGTTGATGTTCTGTATGAAGAAATAGGAAAATTAAAAAAAGCTTTTAATGACTTTAAAATTCAATTTGAATAA
- a CDS encoding LamG domain-containing protein: MVAIIIFLFIFLSSIGISIIAFWGGDFILFLKELPIIPFTYKFILLGCDFFIIAILLYLFKTKKKELYLKYIAAFFIFIISVHEILFLYQGFYAYLAGRNTKPSIDAILLDKKGIMVSLTFDDDLADSYIKDKKTTLSQQNLLFIENGRFGKACSFMGNSLIKVAPIKISNEGTWAFWCRIIKDISYSKSMRILDANGYWIELTNDKIIALFKDKNFIKVSAGKIPYKGDWFHIALTWGNNSIKIYLNGDLIESDENYSGHPAFSVRNLSIGARWTGHEKEFFGDIDEVIIFNRCLALSEIRALYINGVKN; this comes from the coding sequence ATGGTAGCTATTATTATATTTCTATTTATATTTTTGAGCAGTATCGGAATAAGTATAATAGCATTTTGGGGAGGGGACTTTATTTTATTTTTGAAAGAGCTTCCAATAATACCATTTACTTATAAATTTATACTTTTAGGTTGCGACTTTTTCATAATTGCTATTTTACTATATTTGTTTAAAACAAAAAAAAAAGAATTATATTTAAAATATATTGCTGCCTTTTTCATTTTTATTATCAGTGTCCATGAAATATTATTCCTTTACCAAGGTTTTTACGCTTATCTTGCGGGAAGAAATACAAAGCCCTCTATTGACGCCATTCTTTTAGATAAAAAAGGTATTATGGTCAGCTTAACTTTTGATGATGATTTAGCTGATTCCTATATAAAAGATAAAAAAACTACTTTGTCGCAGCAAAATCTTCTTTTTATTGAAAACGGTAGATTTGGAAAAGCATGCAGTTTCATGGGGAATTCTTTAATTAAGGTAGCTCCCATAAAAATTTCTAATGAAGGAACATGGGCATTTTGGTGTCGCATTATTAAAGACATAAGCTATTCAAAGTCAATGAGAATACTTGATGCAAATGGCTATTGGATTGAATTGACTAATGATAAGATTATTGCATTATTTAAAGATAAAAATTTTATTAAGGTTTCCGCTGGAAAAATTCCATATAAAGGAGATTGGTTTCATATCGCCTTAACTTGGGGAAATAATTCTATAAAAATTTATCTTAATGGCGATTTAATTGAAAGCGATGAAAATTATTCTGGACATCCGGCTTTTTCTGTCCGAAATTTATCAATCGGCGCAAGATGGACTGGTCATGAAAAAGAATTTTTCGGCGATATTGATGAAGTAATAATTTTTAACCGATGCTTGGCATTAAGTGAAATAAGGGCTCTTTATATTAATGGAGTAAAGAATTGA
- a CDS encoding glycosyltransferase family 39 protein produces MSLNWILKNHKIILFFVLSVFSFLVGIGILISSKIKYIYEISGFYFIFCAFFIWLIVIIPRTIDFYKIKAFFFKHKFAVFISAVVIACTLKFSPPDFRVLADETNLVGMSMAMYDHKAFYNPTQGQFYYQSFWEISHAWDKRPLLYSFLIYLTHTFIGYSAYNGFVVNALAGFFSLFIFYLLIDRWFNKIYGLCGIFLLAAFPTFIIWVTSSGFEVVNLLFSLIVFLFLDDYLTSKDTLSIEKLMLTLVLLAQCRYESVLFTITIVSIILIAEKKEILEKISYRLLCVPVLYIPIVWQRLKTIGNHQIYDGSPPFSVKYFFKHTLLAWDFFSGKLEQYGTIPLLFFLAIGGALGALYYCFFYYKNISKKEIYLSCACVCSFIFLCIIIFGYYWGDITRQYSIRFGVVFFPLIVFLALFFLKNIIKLPEKFNLELIVCCIALVCFYWPVAGKNQAVKELVLQRVYAHTLNFLNSAYPDKNLIIISDRPGLYTVHRWGAVDFEYANANSGVLLNQLKNSLYDEIIVIQYVEYGTNKPNSETVLKEDYKIESVDETQTKGIEYLKISKVIVN; encoded by the coding sequence ATGAGTTTAAATTGGATACTAAAAAATCATAAAATAATTCTTTTTTTTGTTTTATCCGTATTTTCTTTTTTAGTAGGGATAGGAATATTAATTTCTTCTAAAATAAAATATATTTATGAGATATCTGGATTCTATTTTATATTTTGCGCTTTTTTTATTTGGTTAATAGTAATAATCCCACGAACTATTGATTTTTATAAAATTAAAGCTTTCTTTTTTAAGCATAAATTTGCTGTATTTATTTCGGCGGTAGTTATTGCATGTACTTTAAAGTTTTCACCCCCTGATTTTCGAGTTCTTGCCGATGAAACTAATCTTGTTGGTATGTCAATGGCCATGTATGATCATAAAGCATTTTATAATCCTACTCAAGGTCAATTTTATTATCAAAGTTTTTGGGAAATTAGCCATGCATGGGACAAAAGGCCTTTATTATATTCTTTTTTAATTTATCTTACTCATACTTTTATAGGTTATAGTGCATATAATGGATTTGTGGTTAATGCTTTAGCTGGTTTTTTTTCGTTGTTCATTTTTTATTTACTTATAGATAGGTGGTTTAATAAGATTTATGGTCTTTGTGGAATATTCCTTCTTGCGGCCTTTCCAACTTTTATAATCTGGGTGACTTCGAGTGGTTTTGAAGTTGTTAATCTTTTATTTTCGCTTATAGTTTTTTTATTTCTGGATGATTATCTTACATCAAAAGATACTCTATCAATTGAAAAGCTTATGTTAACCTTAGTTCTTTTAGCCCAGTGTCGTTATGAGTCTGTTCTTTTCACGATAACTATAGTTTCAATTATTTTGATAGCTGAAAAAAAAGAAATACTTGAAAAAATAAGTTATCGACTGCTTTGTGTTCCGGTATTATATATTCCTATAGTATGGCAACGCCTTAAAACAATTGGAAATCACCAAATTTATGATGGTTCTCCTCCTTTTAGTGTAAAGTATTTTTTTAAGCATACTTTACTTGCTTGGGATTTTTTTTCAGGAAAATTAGAGCAGTATGGAACAATTCCATTATTATTTTTTTTAGCAATAGGGGGGGCTTTAGGTGCGCTATATTACTGTTTTTTTTATTATAAAAACATAAGTAAAAAAGAAATATATTTATCCTGCGCTTGCGTATGTTCTTTTATTTTTCTATGCATTATAATTTTCGGCTATTACTGGGGTGATATTACAAGACAATATTCTATAAGGTTTGGAGTAGTTTTTTTCCCGTTAATTGTCTTTTTAGCGCTTTTCTTTTTAAAAAATATAATTAAGCTGCCTGAAAAATTTAATTTAGAATTGATTGTTTGTTGTATTGCTTTGGTTTGCTTCTACTGGCCAGTAGCAGGTAAAAATCAGGCTGTAAAAGAATTAGTTCTCCAACGGGTTTATGCTCATACTCTTAATTTTTTAAATTCAGCATATCCAGATAAAAATTTAATTATAATAAGTGATAGACCTGGTCTTTATACTGTTCATAGATGGGGAGCGGTAGATTTTGAATATGCAAATGCTAATTCAGGCGTTTTATTAAATCAGTTAAAAAATAGCCTTTATGATGAAATTATTGTAATTCAATATGTGGAATATGGAACAAATAAACCTAATTCTGAGACTGTTTTAAAAGAAGATTATAAAATTGAGTCTGTTGATGAAACGCAGACTAAAGGAATAGAATATTTAAAAATTTCAAAGGTAATTGTAAATTAG